A region from the Ralstonia pickettii genome encodes:
- a CDS encoding LysR substrate-binding domain-containing protein, with the protein MLADLLMSFFEVARQGSVTSAAKRLRLSQPTVTGRIRQLEEMYGVELFHRRGSRLDLSDLGVSLMPIVERLAQQEGDVDFLLRNAGDLRTGNLRVGATGPYYILPSVAAFRTRHPTIEITIEFGNSQQMLEALSEVRIDLAVSSHAVDDERLHRITLAEDTMVLVVPLDHPLARRPGITLDDVAGCQLLMREPGSVTRRVTEDAFTAAGIEPASTSIIGSREAIYEAISLGLGCSIVPAREAPRRPDVRVLPFSGNAPVIHEYLYFLKERKDARLVRAFLDCLDPQRAPAPTKKADAFIAKVMAMDTAATR; encoded by the coding sequence ATGCTGGCCGATCTATTGATGTCGTTCTTCGAAGTGGCGCGTCAGGGCAGTGTCACGTCTGCTGCCAAGCGCCTGCGGCTGTCGCAGCCCACCGTGACGGGGCGCATCCGCCAACTGGAAGAGATGTACGGCGTGGAGCTGTTCCATCGCCGCGGCAGCCGGCTGGACCTGTCCGATCTGGGCGTGAGCCTCATGCCCATCGTCGAGCGCCTCGCCCAGCAGGAAGGCGATGTCGATTTTCTCCTGCGCAATGCCGGCGATCTGCGCACCGGCAACCTGCGCGTGGGCGCAACGGGCCCTTACTACATCCTGCCCAGCGTGGCGGCGTTCCGAACGCGCCATCCAACGATCGAAATCACGATCGAGTTTGGCAACTCGCAGCAGATGCTCGAGGCACTCTCCGAAGTACGTATCGACCTGGCCGTTTCCTCTCACGCCGTGGACGACGAACGCCTGCATCGCATCACGCTGGCCGAAGACACGATGGTGCTGGTGGTGCCCTTGGATCATCCACTTGCACGCCGCCCGGGCATCACGCTGGATGACGTTGCCGGCTGCCAATTGCTGATGCGCGAGCCGGGCTCCGTCACCCGCCGCGTTACCGAAGACGCGTTCACCGCAGCCGGCATCGAGCCCGCCAGCACGAGCATCATCGGCAGCCGGGAAGCCATCTACGAAGCAATCAGCCTGGGGCTGGGGTGCAGCATCGTGCCCGCGCGCGAGGCACCGCGCCGGCCCGATGTGCGCGTGCTGCCGTTTTCCGGCAACGCGCCGGTCATCCACGAATACCTGTACTTCCTGAAGGAGCGCAAGGACGCACGTCTGGTGCGAGCGTTCCTCGACTGCCTGGACCCGCAGCGTGCCCCGGCACCGACGAAAAAGGCCGATGCGTTCATCGCCAAAGTTATGGCGATGGACACAGCCGCGACGCGCTAG
- a CDS encoding putative 2-aminoethylphosphonate ABC transporter ATP-binding protein: protein MATVFATVRAPVPLPQPVTSPTSGSAAPFLSVRHVSRRFGAFTALDGVSLDVAQGEFVCLLGPSGCGKTTLLRIIAGLEAHDGGQIVAGGRDISNLPPRERDYGIVFQSYALFPNLTVAQNVGYGLDTSNGNRARMQARVSEMLALVGLAGSEAKYPSQLSGGQQQRVALARALAPAPSLLLLDEPMSALDAQVREHLRIELRRLQRKLNVTTLMVTHDQDEAMAMADRIAVMSNGRIEQTGSPTEIYSRPATAFVAGFVGQANWLPLERAEDGSPTLAGQPLLLDPTFADSTSAPGRLFCRPEAVTLHPDDDAPNRHLARVVDQIYLGSRTRVTLSIDGLADAPLVAEVASSALQAGRNGLGDSKLWIALERDGLRVYA, encoded by the coding sequence GTGGCGACCGTTTTTGCCACTGTCCGCGCCCCCGTGCCCCTACCTCAGCCTGTCACCAGCCCGACCTCGGGTTCCGCCGCGCCGTTCCTCTCCGTGCGACACGTCTCGCGCCGCTTTGGCGCGTTCACGGCACTCGACGGTGTGTCGCTGGATGTTGCGCAGGGCGAATTCGTCTGCCTGCTGGGCCCCTCGGGCTGCGGCAAGACGACCCTGCTGCGCATCATTGCCGGGCTGGAGGCGCACGACGGCGGCCAGATCGTCGCCGGTGGCCGCGATATTTCCAACCTGCCGCCGCGCGAGCGTGACTACGGCATCGTCTTCCAGTCGTACGCGCTGTTTCCCAACCTGACGGTCGCGCAGAACGTCGGTTACGGGCTGGACACCAGCAACGGCAACCGTGCGCGCATGCAGGCGCGTGTCTCCGAGATGCTGGCCCTGGTCGGCCTGGCCGGCAGCGAGGCGAAATACCCGTCGCAGCTGTCGGGCGGTCAGCAGCAGCGCGTGGCACTGGCCCGCGCGCTGGCGCCCGCACCGTCCTTGTTGCTGCTTGATGAGCCGATGTCGGCGCTGGACGCCCAGGTGCGCGAACACCTGCGCATCGAGCTGCGCCGCCTGCAGCGCAAGCTGAACGTGACCACGCTGATGGTCACGCATGACCAGGACGAGGCCATGGCGATGGCCGATCGCATCGCCGTCATGTCGAACGGCCGCATTGAGCAGACCGGGTCGCCGACGGAGATCTATTCGCGCCCGGCCACCGCGTTTGTCGCCGGTTTTGTCGGCCAGGCCAACTGGCTGCCGCTGGAGCGCGCGGAAGACGGCTCGCCCACGCTGGCCGGCCAACCGTTGCTGCTGGATCCGACTTTCGCAGACAGCACATCGGCGCCGGGCCGCCTGTTCTGCCGCCCCGAAGCGGTCACGCTGCACCCCGACGACGACGCCCCCAACCGCCATCTCGCCCGCGTGGTCGACCAGATCTACCTTGGCAGCCGCACGCGCGTAACGCTGTCGATCGATGGCCTGGCCGATGCACCGCTGGTGGCCGAAGTGGCATCGAGCGCGCTGCAGGCCGGCCGCAACGGCCTGGGCGACAGCAAGCTCTGGATCGCCCTGGAGCGCGACGGCCTGCGCGTGTATGCCTGA
- a CDS encoding LysR family transcriptional regulator has translation MLVAQLKSFFMVARLGSITLAAKQLGLSQPTVTSQIRALEEAYGVELFYRGGRRLALSDAGVRLMPLVDQLVRQETEIDFFLRNSGDMGSGHLRIGATAPYYVLDIVDRFCKSHPGIDVSIEAGNSVQMLEALQEYRVDVASSSQRVDDARFLRIELARDPLVLVVHRRHALADRTSVPVSALSQCRLLVREVGSTTRAMTETMMAQAGVTPASTVEIGSRESIREAIMRNLGVSVIARQEVPSHADLRVLPFEGGAPELSEYLYCLQDRRDARLIAAFLSEVRPVSS, from the coding sequence ATGCTTGTCGCGCAGCTCAAATCGTTCTTCATGGTCGCCCGCCTGGGCAGCATCACGCTGGCCGCCAAGCAGCTTGGCCTGTCGCAGCCGACCGTGACTTCGCAGATCCGCGCCCTGGAAGAAGCCTACGGCGTCGAGCTGTTCTACCGCGGCGGCCGCCGTCTGGCCCTGTCGGACGCCGGTGTGCGGCTGATGCCGCTGGTGGACCAGCTTGTGCGCCAGGAAACCGAGATCGATTTCTTCCTGCGCAACTCCGGCGACATGGGCTCGGGGCACCTGCGCATCGGCGCGACGGCGCCGTATTACGTGCTCGATATCGTGGATCGCTTCTGCAAGAGCCATCCCGGCATCGACGTCAGCATCGAAGCCGGCAATTCGGTGCAGATGCTCGAAGCGCTCCAGGAGTACCGCGTCGATGTGGCGTCGTCGTCGCAGCGCGTGGACGATGCGCGCTTTCTGCGTATTGAGCTGGCGCGCGATCCGCTCGTGCTCGTAGTGCATCGCCGCCACGCGCTGGCCGACCGGACGAGCGTGCCAGTCAGCGCGCTGTCGCAATGCAGGCTGCTGGTGCGCGAGGTTGGGTCGACCACCCGCGCCATGACCGAAACGATGATGGCCCAGGCAGGCGTCACGCCGGCTTCCACGGTAGAGATCGGCAGCCGGGAGTCGATCCGCGAGGCCATCATGCGCAACCTGGGCGTGAGCGTCATCGCCCGCCAGGAAGTACCGAGCCACGCCGATCTGCGTGTGCTGCCATTCGAAGGCGGCGCGCCGGAGCTGAGCGAATACCTGTACTGCCTGCAGGATCGGCGTGATGCGCGCTTGATTGCCGCCTTCCTGAGCGAAGTCCGGCCCGTGTCGTCATAA
- a CDS encoding putative 2-aminoethylphosphonate ABC transporter permease subunit, with translation MSMLPPETNVVAATQSEPVRAAGRPFWRTDAPVLTGMKLGWLLLLTIGLLLPTAMMLLQATGLVASARSTDEHGLALVAHVVQGPNFLAMVGRTLAVSSAVAAIVVPLAFALAYAVQRTRMPLRGTLRTLAMLPLFAPSLLPGIALVYLFGNQGLFKAWMNGSNIYGFWGIVLGEVFYTFPYALMLLLATLTLADGRLYDAARAMGASPWRTFRTVTLPGARYGLFGAFALVFTLVATDFGVPTVVGGSYQVLAVEAYKAVVGQQQFARGAVIGLMLLLPALLTFAVERLVQRRQHAALASRAQPYHPQPDRLRDGLFLLLSVLVVGGILLMLATAVGASLVKLWPYNLELSLRNYDFDNMDGGGWLAYRNSLKLAALTTVFGTALIFTGAWLVEKTRAAGWLQSGLHSAIRFAVLLPMAVPGLVLGLGYVFFFNHPANPLNGLYGGMALMVLCTIMHCATAAHLTSVASLGQLDPVFEAVSASLKVSALRTYWRVTLPMCLPAVLSCARYLFVSAMTTVSAVIFLYSPDTVLASVAVLNMDDAGDIGPAAAMSTLILVTSIVVSLLLELAMRGVVRRTQAWRTATR, from the coding sequence ATGTCGATGCTGCCCCCCGAGACCAACGTGGTTGCGGCCACGCAATCCGAACCGGTTCGCGCTGCGGGCCGGCCGTTCTGGCGTACCGATGCGCCGGTGCTCACCGGCATGAAGCTCGGCTGGCTGCTGTTGCTGACCATCGGCTTGTTGCTGCCCACGGCGATGATGCTGTTGCAGGCCACGGGCCTTGTCGCCAGCGCCCGCAGCACAGACGAGCATGGCCTCGCGTTGGTTGCCCACGTGGTGCAGGGGCCGAATTTCCTCGCCATGGTGGGGCGTACGCTGGCCGTATCCAGCGCCGTGGCCGCCATTGTGGTCCCGCTGGCGTTTGCCCTGGCGTATGCGGTGCAGCGCACGCGCATGCCGTTGCGCGGCACGCTGCGCACGCTGGCGATGCTGCCGCTGTTTGCGCCGTCGCTGCTGCCAGGCATTGCGCTGGTCTACCTCTTCGGCAACCAGGGTCTGTTCAAGGCATGGATGAACGGCAGCAACATTTACGGCTTCTGGGGCATCGTGCTGGGCGAGGTGTTTTATACCTTTCCGTATGCGTTGATGCTGCTGCTGGCGACGCTCACGCTGGCGGACGGCCGGCTGTATGACGCCGCCCGTGCCATGGGCGCGAGCCCGTGGCGCACGTTCCGAACGGTCACGCTGCCCGGCGCGCGCTACGGCTTGTTCGGTGCCTTTGCGCTGGTCTTCACGCTGGTGGCGACCGACTTTGGTGTGCCGACCGTGGTGGGGGGCAGCTACCAGGTGCTGGCTGTGGAAGCCTACAAGGCCGTGGTAGGGCAGCAGCAGTTTGCGCGCGGTGCCGTGATCGGCCTGATGCTGCTGCTGCCGGCGCTGCTGACCTTTGCGGTAGAGCGGCTCGTGCAGCGTCGCCAGCACGCCGCGCTGGCCAGCCGCGCGCAGCCATATCATCCGCAGCCCGATCGCCTGCGTGACGGACTTTTCCTCTTGCTGAGCGTCCTGGTGGTCGGCGGCATTCTGCTGATGCTTGCCACCGCCGTCGGGGCATCGCTGGTGAAGCTCTGGCCGTACAACCTCGAACTGTCGCTGCGCAACTACGACTTCGACAATATGGACGGCGGCGGCTGGCTCGCATATCGCAACAGCCTGAAGCTGGCCGCGCTGACGACCGTGTTCGGTACCGCACTGATCTTCACCGGCGCATGGCTCGTCGAAAAGACGCGCGCCGCAGGATGGCTGCAATCGGGGCTGCATTCGGCCATCCGCTTTGCCGTGCTACTGCCGATGGCGGTGCCCGGCCTCGTGCTCGGTCTGGGCTACGTGTTTTTCTTCAACCATCCGGCCAATCCGCTCAACGGTCTGTATGGCGGCATGGCGCTGATGGTGCTCTGCACGATCATGCACTGCGCCACGGCGGCGCACCTCACGTCGGTGGCGTCGCTGGGGCAACTCGATCCAGTATTCGAGGCGGTGTCGGCCTCGCTCAAGGTGTCGGCGCTGCGCACGTACTGGCGAGTGACGCTGCCGATGTGCCTGCCGGCCGTGCTGTCGTGCGCGCGCTATCTGTTCGTGTCGGCCATGACCACTGTGTCGGCGGTGATCTTCCTCTACAGCCCGGACACCGTCCTCGCCTCCGTGGCCGTGCTGAACATGGACGACGCCGGCGACATCGGCCCTGCGGCGGCCATGTCCACTCTCATTCTCGTCACGTCGATCGTCGTATCGCTGCTGCTCGAACTGGCCATGCGCGGCGTCGTGCGCCGCACGCAGGCTTGGCGCACAGCGACGCGTTGA
- a CDS encoding M30 family zinc metallopeptidase has translation MERSSNNVRGTKQWTIAMMVAAVGALAACGGGGGGGSSGATPAATQSSSANITVASACSGSNCGALGNTYAGSGVGVWQATNTGGSAGTVPVSIAGLTGQSVTLVYTNQSAAAQPMPSVSLSGLGLLNTTGTPVAKPAADVAGNDANAAFDRQLSDFNIHALDGYATGAGPLKTQGASNDTVLRPQSVASVGTQRTWNHQQPDGTATVRTATLRQQATATDGRIVNLWVENAEYGSSKISDGIINTLITKFASGTQSVYTLATSLVGQPWGSYSSSASLIDPNQALDIVVLNIQPDGQAYGRVGYFWARNNFTTSSQPLSNQSLSLYVDSETIYLGGTNGLNTVISTLGHEFTHMANFYQRGVLHGSQYMYGTWLEEMTAMTMEDVLSSQIDPGFNNVRDSRFPAWLQSAYDCSLTAFDPSLSSSCPGYPISGSLGGFLLRQYGIAYYTNLLQNFSSTDSTAVLNNAIQAGGGAGLGDATGRWGTAVALLPVPGSPSGFAYPARSDSGFSIPALNGPSYSSQRTMPTSVPATLQGFGQFPVARGTKAGTYSETITVPAYSTVSIVIH, from the coding sequence ATGGAACGCAGCAGCAACAACGTGCGCGGCACAAAGCAATGGACCATCGCGATGATGGTGGCAGCAGTGGGCGCCCTGGCCGCTTGTGGCGGAGGCGGCGGTGGCGGCAGTTCGGGGGCCACCCCGGCGGCCACGCAAAGCTCGTCCGCCAATATCACCGTGGCATCGGCATGCAGCGGGTCAAACTGCGGGGCACTGGGCAATACCTACGCCGGCTCCGGTGTGGGCGTGTGGCAAGCGACAAACACGGGCGGATCGGCCGGCACGGTTCCGGTGTCGATCGCGGGGCTCACGGGCCAGAGCGTGACGCTCGTCTACACCAACCAGAGTGCGGCGGCGCAGCCGATGCCGTCCGTCTCGCTTTCGGGCCTGGGGCTGCTGAACACGACCGGAACGCCGGTTGCCAAGCCTGCAGCCGACGTAGCCGGCAATGACGCCAACGCCGCGTTCGACCGTCAGCTGTCCGACTTCAACATCCATGCGCTGGACGGCTACGCCACTGGCGCCGGCCCGCTCAAGACGCAAGGCGCCTCCAACGATACGGTGCTGCGTCCGCAGTCGGTCGCCAGCGTCGGCACGCAACGTACGTGGAACCACCAGCAGCCGGACGGCACCGCAACGGTGCGCACGGCCACGCTGCGCCAGCAAGCCACAGCCACGGACGGCCGCATCGTCAACCTGTGGGTGGAAAACGCCGAATACGGCTCCAGCAAGATCAGCGACGGCATCATCAACACGCTCATCACCAAGTTCGCTTCGGGCACGCAGTCGGTCTATACGCTGGCCACATCGCTGGTCGGCCAGCCGTGGGGCAGCTACTCCAGCTCGGCGAGCCTGATCGACCCGAACCAGGCGCTCGACATTGTGGTGTTGAACATCCAGCCCGACGGTCAGGCCTATGGCCGCGTGGGCTACTTCTGGGCGCGCAACAACTTCACCACCAGCTCGCAGCCGCTGTCGAACCAGTCCCTGTCGCTCTATGTGGATTCGGAAACCATCTACCTGGGCGGCACCAACGGTCTCAACACCGTCATCTCGACGCTCGGCCATGAATTCACGCACATGGCCAACTTCTATCAGCGCGGCGTGCTGCACGGCTCGCAGTACATGTACGGCACGTGGCTGGAAGAAATGACGGCAATGACGATGGAAGACGTGCTCTCCAGCCAGATCGATCCGGGCTTCAACAACGTGCGCGACAGCCGCTTCCCGGCTTGGCTGCAGAGCGCATATGACTGCTCGCTGACGGCGTTCGATCCGTCGCTGTCGTCGTCGTGCCCCGGGTACCCGATTTCGGGCAGCCTGGGCGGCTTCCTGCTGCGCCAGTACGGCATTGCGTACTACACGAATCTGCTGCAGAACTTCTCGTCGACGGACTCGACTGCGGTACTGAACAACGCCATCCAGGCCGGCGGCGGTGCAGGCCTGGGCGATGCTACGGGCCGCTGGGGCACGGCGGTCGCACTGCTTCCGGTGCCGGGCAGTCCGTCGGGCTTCGCGTATCCGGCTCGCTCGGACAGCGGGTTTTCGATCCCCGCGCTGAATGGTCCGAGCTACAGCAGCCAGCGCACCATGCCGACGTCCGTGCCGGCCACGCTGCAAGGCTTCGGCCAGTTCCCGGTGGCACGCGGCACGAAGGCCGGCACGTACAGCGAGACGATCACCGTGCCGGCGTATTCCACGGTGTCGATCGTCATCCACTGA
- a CDS encoding putative 2-aminoethylphosphonate ABC transporter substrate-binding protein, protein MTARLSLLAAAITSATMAFATSAFAKTTLTVYTALEADQVKAYQDAFEKANPDIEIKWVRDSTGVVTAKLLAEKNNPRADVVWGLAASSLAILDKEGMLTPYAPADLAKIGATYRDKANPPAWVGMDAWGAAICFNTVEAQKQNLPKPTSWADLTKPVYAGKIVMPNPASSGTGYLDVSAWLQMMGEQKGWAYMDALHQNIGQYTHSGSKPCKMAASGEFPIGIAFEYRAVKSKKEGAPIDIVLPSEGLGWDVEATGIMKGTKNLEAAKKLADFSASPAAMALYEKNFAVVATPGFSKPDPLLPADYEKHLIKNDFAWASANRDRILAEWTKRYDGKSEKK, encoded by the coding sequence ATGACCGCACGTCTTTCCCTGCTGGCCGCCGCAATCACGTCGGCAACGATGGCGTTTGCCACGTCGGCGTTCGCCAAGACCACGCTGACCGTGTACACGGCGCTGGAAGCCGACCAAGTGAAGGCGTACCAGGACGCCTTCGAGAAGGCCAATCCGGACATCGAAATCAAGTGGGTGCGCGACTCCACCGGCGTCGTCACCGCCAAGCTGCTGGCCGAGAAGAACAACCCGCGCGCCGACGTGGTGTGGGGCCTGGCCGCATCGAGCCTGGCCATCCTGGACAAGGAAGGCATGCTGACGCCTTACGCACCGGCCGATCTGGCAAAGATCGGTGCGACTTACCGCGACAAGGCCAACCCGCCGGCATGGGTGGGCATGGATGCCTGGGGCGCCGCCATCTGCTTCAACACCGTCGAAGCACAGAAGCAGAATCTGCCGAAGCCGACGTCGTGGGCCGACCTGACCAAGCCCGTCTATGCCGGCAAGATCGTCATGCCGAACCCCGCTTCGTCGGGCACCGGTTACCTGGACGTCAGCGCCTGGCTGCAGATGATGGGCGAGCAGAAAGGCTGGGCCTACATGGACGCGCTGCACCAGAACATCGGCCAGTACACGCACTCGGGCTCCAAGCCTTGCAAGATGGCAGCCTCGGGCGAGTTCCCGATCGGTATCGCGTTTGAATACCGCGCAGTGAAATCGAAGAAGGAAGGCGCCCCGATCGATATCGTGTTGCCGTCGGAAGGCCTGGGCTGGGACGTGGAAGCGACCGGCATCATGAAGGGCACCAAGAACCTGGAAGCGGCCAAGAAGCTGGCTGACTTCTCGGCAAGCCCGGCTGCCATGGCGCTGTACGAGAAGAACTTTGCCGTGGTTGCCACGCCGGGCTTCTCCAAGCCGGATCCGCTGCTGCCAGCCGACTATGAGAAGCATCTGATCAAGAACGACTTTGCATGGGCCAGCGCCAACCGCGATCGCATCCTGGCCGAGTGGACGAAGCGCTACGACGGCAAGTCGGAGAAGAAGTAA
- the phnX gene encoding phosphonoacetaldehyde hydrolase, with protein MGDSSPITTRQAGADRLNPGGTPLRLEAAVLDWAGTVVDFGSFAPTQIFVEAFAEFGVAITLDEARGPMGLGKWDHIRTLCNDGAIAARFSLAHGRMPTDDDVTAIYNRFMPLQIEKVGAHSAMIPGALDTVAALREAGLKIGTCSGYPRVVMDRVIDLAAKAGYTPDCVVACDEVPRARPWPAQALRCVVDLAIGDVAACVKVDDTVPGIEEGRRAGMWTVALLMSGNALGLPYEQYTALSADERARHRVAISAGFAACRPHYEIDTIADLPEVVADINRRLARGERPQCI; from the coding sequence ATGGGTGATTCCTCCCCAATCACGACGCGCCAGGCAGGCGCCGACCGCCTCAACCCCGGCGGCACGCCGTTGCGCCTGGAAGCCGCCGTGCTCGACTGGGCCGGCACCGTGGTCGACTTTGGCTCGTTTGCGCCCACGCAGATCTTCGTCGAAGCGTTTGCCGAGTTTGGCGTCGCCATCACGCTGGACGAAGCCCGCGGCCCGATGGGCCTGGGCAAGTGGGACCACATCCGCACGCTGTGCAACGACGGCGCCATCGCCGCGCGTTTCTCGCTCGCTCATGGCCGCATGCCGACCGATGACGATGTCACGGCCATCTACAACCGCTTCATGCCGTTGCAGATCGAAAAGGTGGGAGCGCATTCCGCCATGATTCCGGGCGCACTGGACACCGTCGCTGCACTGCGCGAAGCGGGTTTGAAGATCGGCACGTGCTCCGGTTACCCGCGCGTGGTGATGGACCGCGTGATCGATCTGGCTGCCAAGGCCGGCTATACGCCCGACTGCGTGGTTGCTTGCGACGAAGTGCCCCGCGCCCGCCCATGGCCCGCGCAGGCACTGCGCTGCGTGGTCGACCTTGCGATTGGCGATGTGGCCGCCTGCGTGAAGGTCGACGACACCGTGCCCGGCATCGAAGAGGGCCGCCGCGCCGGCATGTGGACCGTTGCGCTGCTGATGTCGGGCAACGCGCTTGGCTTGCCGTACGAGCAGTACACCGCGCTGTCTGCGGACGAGCGTGCGCGTCATCGCGTTGCCATCTCCGCAGGCTTTGCCGCCTGCCGCCCGCATTACGAGATCGACACGATTGCCGATCTGCCCGAAGTCGTGGCCGACATCAACCGCCGCCTCGCGCGCGGTGAACGCCCGCAGTGCATTTGA
- a CDS encoding TIGR03364 family FAD-dependent oxidoreductase, which yields MIEAPATLGGLDASTDVAIVGAGILGLAHAAAAVKRGLRVTVFERSDIALGASIRNFGQMLVTGQPPGIMLDLARESRALYLDWADKAGIFARANGALLFARNAAEEAVLDEFMATRAPAFGYNVKLLRSADLANLYDGRFLRHRAALQGFDDLQLYSREAIPALASWLATQGVRFHFGTLVRHVEGGRLETTAGVCNAQRVVVCSGHDYQTLCADQLRALQPQVCRLQMLRVTPEDGFRLEHAVLTGLSCTHYGAFADLPTAQALAMQIEHQRPELARHGIHLLVSPTPYGDWIVGDSHDYGQDARPFNAESVDNILLDLARDTFGAKLRVVERWQGVYGAKCRVPGSGAFSITRVDDRTTVALMHSGIGMSVGPALAHRHLDALVDGTELPQWTPPASVPADVAA from the coding sequence GTGATTGAAGCTCCCGCAACTCTTGGGGGCCTGGATGCCAGCACCGACGTCGCGATTGTCGGGGCTGGCATTCTGGGCTTGGCGCATGCGGCCGCTGCTGTCAAACGCGGCCTGCGCGTGACGGTGTTCGAGCGCAGCGATATTGCCCTTGGTGCGTCCATCCGCAATTTTGGGCAGATGCTGGTGACCGGCCAACCGCCGGGCATCATGCTGGACCTTGCGCGCGAAAGCCGCGCGCTGTATCTCGACTGGGCCGACAAGGCCGGCATCTTTGCGCGTGCGAACGGTGCCTTGCTGTTTGCGCGCAACGCCGCAGAAGAAGCGGTGCTGGACGAGTTCATGGCAACGCGTGCACCGGCCTTCGGCTACAACGTGAAGCTGCTGCGCAGCGCAGACCTGGCAAATCTCTACGATGGCCGCTTCCTGCGCCACCGTGCGGCGCTTCAGGGCTTTGATGATCTGCAGCTCTATTCACGCGAAGCCATTCCGGCGCTGGCGTCGTGGCTTGCCACGCAAGGCGTGCGTTTCCATTTCGGGACGCTGGTGCGCCATGTGGAAGGCGGCCGACTGGAGACGACCGCTGGCGTGTGCAACGCCCAGCGTGTGGTTGTCTGCAGCGGTCATGATTACCAGACGCTGTGTGCTGACCAGCTTCGCGCGCTGCAACCGCAGGTTTGCCGCCTGCAGATGCTGCGCGTCACGCCCGAAGACGGCTTCCGCCTGGAACACGCCGTGCTGACCGGGTTGTCATGCACGCACTACGGTGCCTTTGCAGACTTGCCGACCGCCCAGGCGCTGGCCATGCAGATCGAGCATCAGCGCCCGGAGCTGGCGCGTCATGGCATTCACCTGTTGGTGAGCCCGACGCCCTATGGCGACTGGATCGTTGGCGATTCGCACGACTACGGCCAGGACGCGCGCCCGTTCAACGCCGAGTCGGTCGACAACATCTTGCTGGATCTCGCACGTGACACCTTTGGAGCCAAGCTGCGCGTGGTCGAGCGTTGGCAGGGCGTATACGGCGCGAAGTGCCGTGTGCCGGGCAGCGGTGCATTCTCCATTACCCGCGTGGATGACCGCACCACAGTCGCGCTCATGCACAGCGGCATCGGCATGAGCGTGGGCCCGGCGCTGGCGCATCGGCATTTGGATGCGCTGGTCGACGGCACCGAGCTGCCGCAGTGGACACCGCCGGCAAGCGTGCCCGCAGACGTGGCCGCCTGA
- a CDS encoding HAD family hydrolase yields the protein MQSLALFDLDHTLLPIDSEYEWGRFLVAQGAVDRNEFEQANERWMREYRDGTLDFARHARFSLGLLAQHSRARLDAWRATFVREVITPAMLPSARQLVDTHLRAGDLCCIVTATHRYLTEPIAAAFNVPHLLAVEGETLNGQSDAAFTGNPLGTATFGAGKIVRVTEWLAQRGQRMTDFSRTVFYSDSRNDLPLLEAVSHPVAVSPDTTLRAVAESRGWPIVELFAA from the coding sequence ATGCAATCGCTTGCCCTGTTCGATCTGGACCACACCCTGCTGCCCATAGACAGCGAATACGAATGGGGCCGCTTCCTGGTCGCCCAGGGCGCCGTGGATCGAAACGAGTTCGAGCAAGCCAACGAACGGTGGATGCGGGAATACCGCGACGGCACGCTCGACTTTGCGCGACACGCGCGCTTCTCGCTCGGCCTGCTGGCCCAGCACTCGCGCGCGCGGCTCGACGCCTGGCGTGCGACGTTCGTGCGCGAAGTCATCACGCCCGCCATGCTGCCGAGCGCACGGCAACTGGTCGACACACACTTGCGCGCCGGGGACCTCTGCTGCATCGTCACCGCCACGCACCGCTACCTGACCGAGCCGATTGCTGCCGCGTTCAACGTGCCACATCTGCTGGCGGTGGAAGGCGAGACCCTCAACGGCCAAAGCGATGCCGCCTTCACGGGTAACCCGCTCGGCACGGCCACGTTTGGCGCGGGCAAGATCGTGCGCGTGACGGAGTGGCTCGCGCAGCGAGGCCAGCGCATGACGGACTTCTCGCGCACCGTGTTCTACAGCGATTCACGCAACGACCTGCCGCTGCTCGAGGCCGTTTCGCACCCGGTAGCCGTAAGTCCGGACACCACCTTGCGTGCCGTGGCGGAATCACGCGGCTGGCCCATCGTCGAACTCTTTGCCGCCTGA